The genome window TTCACATGCTGAATGTTGGTTGTGTAGTGTATGTGCAACCCCGTTTACTCTGTCATAAATCTAAAATGTTCCTAGCTTTTGCTAATAAGGAGGGGGCGTCAACTGTCCGGCAGCTGTAGAAAGTTGGACCTTCAAGTGCAACCATTCCACACATCAAACCCCCACTATCAACAGTACGTTTGATCCTTTTGCCTTTTCTTTACCAATTTAATGCTTATTTGCTTTCTTTTGATAGGCATTCCTGGACATGCATTCCCCTAAAGTTGACATGCATTGAAAACATTACAGTGAAATATCAAAATCTGCAATATCTATGTGTACAAGGTTGACATCAGACGAATCCCCTATGAGCATGCCCACTGTATACATACAAATACAGCATGACATTGAAATAATTACATGCATTGAATCCTCTTGTTGTCTCGTCTGTATCTTGAGTCTCGTCTGTATCTTGAGTTGAATAAACACATGTTGAGAGTTGAGAACAGGATTTTGCTGTCACAAATGTTTTCTGTCACAGTCCTCTGAATCTGATCCATTGAGCACCCTTTTGATGTAGTACTTCTTCtagtctattctctcctctccatttTCTCACTACATATTGCTCTCTCAGTGGCAGGGATTGGCAGACTGTCAACAAAGGGCTCAGTACTCTTACTGTGTGACATGCAGGAGAAGTTCAGACCCAACATCTTCCAGTTCACCAACATCGTCAGCAACGCAGCCAGActgctacaggtacacacacacactcacactcacactcacactcacactcatatTAACAGCTCATTACAAGTTAAAGTTGTTGCCACCCACATAGCAGCCAATACAAATTAAATGTGTCTCCCCCCACCCCAGGCAGCCCGTGTTCTGGGCATCCCCCCCATAGTGACAGAGCAGTACCCTAAAGGCCTGGGTCCCACGGTGCCTGAGCTGGGGGCTGGGGACCTGACAGCCCACGCCAAGACCAAGTTCACCATGATGATAGAGCCAGTGGAGAAGGAGCTCAAAGCCCTAAGAGACCCCAAGATAGCCATCCTCTGTGGGATAGAGACACAGGCCTGCATCGCGGTGAGACCACAGGGTCAGATATGACTAGAATTGGTCCCTAAGCTCAGATCTGTGATCAGTTTTTCCCTACCCTACCTGAATCTGGAGCCTTGTTCAGACTGACCCTTGGGAACAAGTTCATAATTAATTGAGTTTACTGTAAATAGGGCTCATCTATCTGTTCTTCTCCCACTAATTAGTGCACGACCTTTGACCTGCTGGAGAAGGGTATGGAGGTCCATATCGTGGCTGATGCTGTCTCGTCCAGAAGGTACTAATGTGTTCCCTACTATTTCTCTTCAATATGACAATACTGTTTTTCTTCAATGACAAAATATGATGCTCACATTTTCACTGGTTAAACATTTCTGGTGCTGAGATATTCTTTTCCCTTCTCTAATTCTATCTCCAGTCAGACAGACCGGTTGTTTGCCCTGTCCCGGTTGAGGCAGAGTGGAGCCTTCCTGACCACCACAGAGGCCGTCCTACTACAGCTAGTGCAAGATGCCAAACACCCCAACTTTAGAGAGGTACTGTACCATGTGACCTCCACCTTTCAGAATACACACACTGCCTGTTGTCTTATCTGTTAGTGTTGTGATTACACAATGTCACTCAGCCTGTTACATGGTAATTACATAGGTTATTACACAAGTCGTTACTATTGTATAAGCCTATGTAATGTAAATAGTGTCCAGCAGTGGATGAATCTGGAATGTTCATGTGATCATGTTTCCTTCCATAGATCCAGAAGCTATTGGTCCAGCCGTCCCCTGACACAGCCTTGCTAGCCTTCTTCAGCTCTCTGTAGAGAAGACAAGCTCCTTCTTGTTGTCTGTGAATGCATCTGAAACACTGTGTGAACACAAGTACGGAAATAAACCCATGCTGCTGTTTTCCATGCTGACTGCTGAATGTTGATCATCTTTGAAATGGGGGGATGGAGAAGGGAGCGTATATAGGAGCCCTTTGATGACATCATATTACTGTTGTGAGTTTTGCTCTGTGTCTGCTGGTAGGCTTAAATATTTCCTACTCTAAATCACATTATATTTGTCActtgcttggtaaacaacaggtgtagactaacagtgaaatgttttcttaagggcccttcccaacaatgcagagagaaaaaaaaaagtcaaatAGTAGAACAATAATAACAAAAGGTAATAATACATAATGAGtaataataacttggctatatacacagggtaccagtactgaatcaatggtgcatcggtactgcttgccgtacggtagcagagagaacagtctgacttgggaggctggagtctttgaccatatttagggctttcctctgacacttccACTCCACCTTCTACAGTCCACaggggagagatgagacagagGACTAGTTAAAAGTTCATAAATGATCCTATAGACACTGAAATAAGGTCACTTTTGTATTTTCACTCTTAACACCCCACGGAATGAAGGTATGGTAATCTAATCCTAGAACTGTGGCAACTTCCTCAAGCAGACAACCCTTCAGAGGCGGAGGAACAGAATCTGTGATGTCACAGAAGGGGAGGAGTGGATGACCTCATTCAGGGGCAGACTGAAAGggaggggaagaaagagggagtgaAAAAGGAAGCAGTCTGctatacattttttttctccacacactgAAACTTTCAAAAAGAGAAAAGACGATAAGAGCTGGTGAGGATCAACCGATTGGGAATGAGAGCGAGAAATAAAGAAATAGGGAGGAATAACACTAACCTGACACTGAGTATACTGCACAACTGATGAGAACATCAAATATTACGTGTTTGAGGCCTTGAGGCCTTCATTGACCAAGGAGGGAGAGGTAAGTCAACCAGTCTTACTCCTAActaaacagaaacagaaaactaTGAACAAACACTTGAAGTCAGTCTCTATTGTGAATGTTATAGTTCCATTGAAACACAACATGTGAaatgtaaacaacaccatctaaAACTGCAGGGCTGATGACAGTATTGCATTACTGTGGTGAGTCTTACTGTAATGTTGTTCTATAGAACTGTTGTTATACATGTTATATTCTACAGCAGGTGGGCACTTCTGGTCCTGGAGGGTTGCAGTGTGTACAGGCTTTTATTCCAACCCTCAGagccctgacagagagagagagagagcatgtcttCTAACTTGGACTCCAGTCTAACCAGCATAGACTGGCTCCCCCAGCTGGGAATCAGCTCACTGCgatcaggaagagagagaggaggagaagagggggagagaaagaaagagagagggagggagagaagtgatCTTCCTCCCCCCATCCCTGCCCCCTTTCCTTCCTCTGGATCCAAAGCCAAGCCCCCTCACAGCTATGCCACCCTCATCGCCATGGCAATAGGCGCAGCCCCCAGCAGGAAGTTGAGTTTGAATGACATCTACATGTGGATCAGTGACATGTTCCCCTACTACAGCAGATCTGGCAGGGGATGGAAGGTGCAGTAATCAGAAATACTCCAAACACTCCATGTGCAAACTGTCCAAAGTCGATTATCCAAAATGATTGTGTTACTGCAATACATGTTCATGCTGATTTTGCCTCCCAGAACTCCATCCGCCATAACCTGTCCCTCAATAAATGCTTCCGGAAGGTTCCTCGACCCCAAAGTGACCCTGGGAAGGTGAGTCATTCTAAAAACATTCAAACAGGGCCAGTGACTGTTTCAAACGGCCACAATGTTGCCACGTGAAGACATCAGTGGCCAGTGCACTCAGTGATCCACTGTTTTCTGTGAAATACGATACATAGGCTAGAAATAGATAAAAGTATGATATTTCAAAATATACTGAATATATTACAGTTTCATACTTTTTGGTACTTTTGTAGTAGTACTTATAAATTGTGAGAACCCTCCACCTCTTGTGTTTCCAGGGTTCCTATTGGATGATGGACGGCCCCTCAGAGCCCAATCCGCTGAGAGGAACCAAGCGTCCGTATCCagctgaagaggaggaggggtccATCCAGGTCCCCAATGTCTCAGTGATGCAGGCAGAGAAACAGCATTCACCCCAGACAGACCATTATACGCCTTTAGCATCTCCACAGACAGACCATTATACGCCTTTAGCATCTCCACAGACAGACCATTATAGGCCTTTAGCATCGCCACAGACAGACCATTATAGGCCTTTAGCATCGCCACAGACAGACCATTATAGGCCTTTAGCATCTCCACAGACATACCATTATACGCCTTTAGCATCTCCACAGGAACCCAGTCAACAACTATCCCCCCCACCATGCAAGGTAGAGTAAGTTCAGTCCCAACAAATGTATCCAGTAGATTGATAAAGATCATGGGTTTTACAACCAAATAACAAGCTGTTGTTGTCTATCACCTTGGTTCCACAGCAACGGCCACCCTATATGcagtcccctgtctcctctctccctgtcctccatgAGACTGTCTCCCCATCTACTGCCTCTgctactctcccctctctttctgtccctcactctctcccctctctttctgtccctcactctctcccctctctttctgtccctcactctctcccctctctttctatccctcattctctcccctctctttctacctctcactctactgtcccctcttctgtctcctctcaaaCTCTCCCTTCTTCTGTTCCCGCTCTCTCTGTTCCcgttctctctgttccctctctttctgtcccatCTCTTACTGTTGCCCCCACCTACGCCTCGTCACACTCCTGTGATCCCCTTCTCCGTTTCTCCTTCTCTGATCTGAACCTGCCAGACCTCTACACCTCCTTCCAGTCCCTCTGCAGAAGCGTCAGGGAGAGAGTGACCTCGCAATGTacgttctctctcactttctaaATGAGTGTTTTTATACATATCTGTCTGTGCTGTCAGAGAATCTGTATATGTGAATGTttaactctctcgctctctctctctgtagcggaCGTGGGTCCATTATTTGTGTTGACCAATGACAGTACCCCACTGCACACCCcaaccctcccccctctctcccctcaccctGTACCCTCTGTAGCACCCGGACCTCCTCCTGAGGCAGACAGACTGTCTCACAGCAGTGGTGATTATAACAACTCAACACCTGAACACCTTAGCACTTCAAAAACCTATTCAACTGTGCCTGTAGGCTTGTCACTGCACTGTGTGAATATGATACAGTAACTAACTCTTTGACAACCtataccacctctctctctgtttgtctctgtagtGGTGCCAGCAGACTGGTTCAGTACTACAGACACTCTGAAGGAGAGCTTTAGGGTCGCCAGCAGTCTGGACTGGGCCAACATTGACCTCACTAGCCACCCAGGTCACTTAACAAACTACATGATAATTACAGATTAACGCTACTCATTGTTTCTACATTGACAAGAATAGTTATCACATTGACaatcttcctctttctccctgctatttgttttttccccttctccctctctcctccagacctCCTGGAGAGCATGCGCCAGGCCGAGCTCTGTGATTGGGCGCTGGAGCCGACGCTCTTCACTTCACTCTGTGATTCGTTGAACCGTTTCTTCACTCAGAAGGGCCTAATTGGCTCGTCCTCCGGTAACAACTCCCCATTGGCCCACGGTGCCCCTCAATCTCTGCTCCTCCCACCCCTTACTCACAACACCCCCACCCTGGCCAGCCTGACTCACCCCTCTCCCCTGGCCTACCCCCCTCTGGTCCTCCCTTCCAGCAGTGGGCAGCCTGCCAGGAGGCCCCTCCACCCCCAAACTCAGGGTGTACAGAGGCCCCACCTGACCCAAACTGAAGCCCTTCAGACCAATGGTGAGACCTCAGCCACAAGACACTTTTCTAAACTATTGACAGTATTTCAGCTCTACAACTTCCAGTACACAGTAGTGGTGTTTTGGCAAGCGTTTTCATTGCAAAGCCTTTTTTTACAAAAAGTAATATTTTCTACCAGTGTAAAGCTTTGCTTCGCTCAATGGTACATGTTGGGACTATTTAGTCAAATATACTATCACTCTAATGTAATCAAATGGCTTCCTCTCCTTGCCTTCATTGGCCTCATTACCACTAATGTAACAGGGAAAGAGCTGGGTTGGGTTGGTAAGGTGGAAAGTCCACCCGTCACATCATGACATCACATAGTGAAGGAGATGAGGAAACGGGAAGTGATAATAGGGAAGTGAACATTAAACTGCTTTGAAAGGGACTTGAGTTGCAGTCCTTGTAATAGTTTGAGGTCTGTGCAGTAGTTTCCTAGTCAACAAAGGAGGCTTATGATAGTGTCTtcgctccactctctctctcacagctgGGATCCAACTTCAACCTAAACCCCGTCCCCCTATGAAACATCTCCATAACAACAGCGAGGAGATCCAAGATGACTTTGACTGGGACTCTCTGATCGCctgacagagtggattctgtttgCCCCACGATTCCATCAGGAAGTCTACTGGATCAGTGCTGCCcgcaggcacagatctaggatcagcttactctCCCCAAAACGAACCTGGACCACTGGGAGGAAACATGCAAAACTGAACATAGATCAGTATCTAGGGGAAACTTCCTCCTACTCCGAGGGGCCTCCCATACAAAACACTACACCCTATATTCAGCTGCCTCACCACACACACGCTACTCTTCACAGTGAGGATGGTCATTGGTACATTATGATTGAATGCAGTATTGCTATAGTGAAATGGTTGAACGTTTTTTGGTACCTACTTATTTTCTGCAATTGTATCCCTATCTGTAATTCTTCACAGAAGCTTCTGGATATGCATATATACTCCAACTGACAGAGGAGACTTCATATGTTAATAAAATACTATAGAATTAATCCTTGTCCCAGTTTTTCCATCCAACAGCATTGGAACATCAAACACACAGTACACCAGACAGACACATTTAATATAAGGAAACATACCCTTTGTGGATTTGTTTTATTTCTTcaatttcttaatttttttttcattttacttTTCAAATGTGAATGTTCACAGTTAATACCACACAAAATGTGACCTTACCCAATACAAGAGATCTTTTAGTTGATATAAAATAACAATCATCAAACTAAATGAACAGCATGGAGCATGTCATCAAGTCCCCTGTTGTTTAAGTTCTTTCATTCATTGAATTGTCTTTTTAAAAGAAGCATCTGTAGCTCTCCCCCCGTAGGGAGGAGGGTCGGAAAGGAGGGTCCAGTCATGTCCAGAGACACCTGCAGACGAGGCATCCTGTATGAAAGAGTGAGAAAGACTAATGCTTCTGATTAATACAAAACATTTGTGAAATAAAATTGGCAGAAAAATGTGACCCTTATAATACCTCATTTAAAATCCCAACATTACATAGCATTGATACAAGTGACAatttttaaaaacaaaaaataatagATTTGTACCTTGCTGAAATAAGCGAGGACGCAGGATgaatggagacagagacacattcaCACATTTACAAAACACATTCCATCTCTCCTCAACCAATAGATGCCTTCTTTTGATTTCCATGACAATCAGTAAGAAAAAATAAGCATTTGATTTAATGGCATAATTGCGTATTTTGTCCCCCTTGTTTATTCATTCCCAGGAGCAGAAAAAATATCAATAAATTATATTaaacattaaataaaaaatagaacaGCTATTGAATGATTTGATATTGTGGCTGAAATGTTAATGCCAGCTTTTTCTGTCCAAATCTTGTTCAggagttttttttttataaaatccTCCTTCATTCCTCCTCTCGTGTCACCTTCCTCTTCTACAGACAAAGAGGAAGAGGCAGGTACAGGAATTTGTTTGTGTTTCAGTTTGTTAGTGGccatgtcccctctctctccccatctctgtcAGTGCAATAATACAATATTATATCAGAGTTACTGATGAAGCCAAACTCTCAAACACCCACCTTGATTTCAGAAAGGACTGAAAGAAACCAAAACGCAttaaaactaaataaaaataaataaccgTATATTTCCCTCCCGCTACATCCCACTGAAATGAACCAAAATATTTTTGCTGTTGTTGAAATTCATGTAAATGCTTCTGAAAGAAAATAACAAATTCAGATGTTCTTTTTTCTTCTTTAAATATAGAGATGTACACACGTTTCATTTTGGAAACATAAATTGTTTGTGTTGAAGGAGGATCGCTCTGGGGGGGAAGGGGGGGCAGTAGATGAGCCAGGGGGCGGGGCAAGGCCTGGATTGGGTgttgaagaggaagggggagtgcTGAAACGTCCTCAAAGAAGAAAGGGATTGGTGCTGGCGCCCGTCACTCTGGCCCCTCCCACTGCTCCCCCGGCTCCCATCACTCCAGCTGCCCCCGTAGGCCCCCCAAAATTCAGCTGTGGGGGCAGGGCCCCTCCGGACCCCATGAAGTGAGAGGGCCCAGGAGGACCCATGGGCGAGAGCCCGCCGTAGGGAGACATTCCCATGGGGCTCTGCATCATGCCCATCCCCAGGCCTGGTGCTCCCATACCCATAGGCCCCATGCCCATGCCAGGGTATGCCATGGGGTTGGGTGGTACAGGGCTGGTGCGGAGGCCCAGTGTGGAGGGCTGTGGGGAGATGGAGGACATGGGGGCGGCCGCGCCAAACGGGTTGGAGGTGGGGGGTGGCGTCGGGGAAACCCCCCTGCTGGAGACTGTGCTGCCCGGGGTGACTGCCATGCCAGGGGCTGAAGACgaggctggagaggagagaatacgTCAATCAATGTACTTTCATTTATTACAAACACAAAGTGCTTAAaaatgtttgtgtatgtgttcatgtgtgtgttatCAGTACCTGTGGTCTGGAGGAAGGGGTTGTGTGTTGAGGAGGAGGAGattgatggaggaggaggtt of Salvelinus alpinus chromosome 4, SLU_Salpinus.1, whole genome shotgun sequence contains these proteins:
- the isoc2 gene encoding isochorismatase domain-containing protein 2, giving the protein MAGIGRLSTKGSVLLLCDMQEKFRPNIFQFTNIVSNAARLLQAARVLGIPPIVTEQYPKGLGPTVPELGAGDLTAHAKTKFTMMIEPVEKELKALRDPKIAILCGIETQACIACTTFDLLEKGMEVHIVADAVSSRSQTDRLFALSRLRQSGAFLTTTEAVLLQLVQDAKHPNFREIQKLLVQPSPDTALLAFFSSL
- the foxj2 gene encoding forkhead box protein J2 isoform X1; this encodes MSSNLDSSLTSIDWLPQLGISSLRSGRERGGEEGERKKERGRERSDLPPPIPAPFPSSGSKAKPPHSYATLIAMAIGAAPSRKLSLNDIYMWISDMFPYYSRSGRGWKNSIRHNLSLNKCFRKVPRPQSDPGKGSYWMMDGPSEPNPLRGTKRPYPAEEEEGSIQVPNVSVMQAEKQHSPQTDHYTPLASPQTDHYTPLASPQTDHYRPLASPQTDHYRPLASPQTDHYRPLASPQTYHYTPLASPQEPSQQLSPPPCKQRPPYMQSPVSSLPVLHETVSPSTASATLPSLSVPHSLPSLSVPHSLPSLSVPHSLPSLSIPHSLPSLSTSHSTVPSSVSSQTLPSSVPALSVPVLSVPSLSVPSLTVAPTYASSHSCDPLLRFSFSDLNLPDLYTSFQSLCRSVRERVTSQSDVGPLFVLTNDSTPLHTPTLPPLSPHPVPSVAPGPPPEADRLSHSSVVPADWFSTTDTLKESFRVASSLDWANIDLTSHPDLLESMRQAELCDWALEPTLFTSLCDSLNRFFTQKGLIGSSSGNNSPLAHGAPQSLLLPPLTHNTPTLASLTHPSPLAYPPLVLPSSSGQPARRPLHPQTQGVQRPHLTQTEALQTNAGIQLQPKPRPPMKHLHNNSEEIQDDFDWDSLIA
- the foxj2 gene encoding forkhead box protein J2 isoform X2, with protein sequence MSSNLDSSLTSIDWLPQLGISSLRSGRERGGEEGERKKERGRERSDLPPPIPAPFPSSGSKAKPPHSYATLIAMAIGAAPSRKLSLNDIYMWISDMFPYYSRSGRGWKNSIRHNLSLNKCFRKVPRPQSDPGKGSYWMMDGPSEPNPLRGTKRPYPAEEEEGSIQVPNVSVMQAEKQHSPQTDHYTPLASPQTDHYTPLASPQTDHYRPLASPQTDHYRPLASPQTDHYRPLASPQTYHYTPLASPQEPSQQLSPPPCKQRPPYMQSPVSSLPVLHETVSPSTASATLPSLSVPHSLPSLSVPHSLPSLSVPHSLPSLSIPHSLPSLSTSHSTVPSSVSSQTLPSSVPALSVPVLSVPSLSVPSLTVAPTYASSHSCDPLLRFSFSDLNLPDLYTSFQSLCRSVRERVTSQSPGPPPEADRLSHSSVVPADWFSTTDTLKESFRVASSLDWANIDLTSHPDLLESMRQAELCDWALEPTLFTSLCDSLNRFFTQKGLIGSSSGNNSPLAHGAPQSLLLPPLTHNTPTLASLTHPSPLAYPPLVLPSSSGQPARRPLHPQTQGVQRPHLTQTEALQTNAGIQLQPKPRPPMKHLHNNSEEIQDDFDWDSLIA